From the genome of Mucilaginibacter paludis DSM 18603:
CTCCCCTGCTTACGTTGTATAAGGCCAGTAAATTATCAACAACATCATTGGCGGCGAGTGGCTGTTGCAGCATCTTCCATATATCGGTGCTAACTTCGTTCAGGCCTAAATAATCACCTGTATTTATATCCATTATTACGGTTTCGTTACCTAATTCACTGGCTAAAAAATTAGCGTCATTACGTTTGAGTATAGATTGTAGATTTACCATTCGCGAAAAAGTTTATAATTGTTGATTACAAATATAATTCTTAATTATAGTTCTTAGCCCGCAAAGTATTATAAACTTTAAAAACTAATACAATCATCATATTTTAATTTGTTTATTTGCAATACTAACCTATTATAAAATGTATCACTACTGGGGATTTGGATTACACATCCTATCGGAGATTGAATTTCCGGAATTATTGCCTTTTGAGTTTGATGTGCCTGATGTTACGATCCGGTTGGGGAAAACACCTGAAACATTGGAAGGGGATGACGTGGTACATAGGGTAAGAATATCCATGAGCCCTAATGAGTACTTGCTTAAAATTCATGATATAGCTAATTATTATGTAAGTGGTGGTAAGAAGGTATTGGTAGAAATATTTCCTGGCGCAGATGAAAAAAGTGTACGGCTGTTTATGTTAAGCAGCGCCATGGCGGCAGTGTTGCATCAGCGGAATTTAATTCCGTTGCATGCTTCCGGTATTTTTCATAAAAATGGCGTGGTGTTATTCTGTGGTCAGAGTGGTGCAGGTAAATCTACACTGGTCACTGCTTTACAGCAGCAAGGCCATCATATTTTCACAGATGATGTTTGTGTTTTATATCCACAGTCTGATGGTTCCATTAACGCGACATCAAGTTATCCGATGGCGAAATTATGGGCTGACAGCCTTACCCGAATAGGGATAACTTCTACAGAGGAAAACAGGATAAGACCACAACTGCCAAAATACGCTCGTTTTTTCCATGACTCTTTTGTTACAGATTCATTGCCGGTGAAGGCGGTTTTTGTTTTGGAGAGATCTGCCCAGATAACTAATGCTGAATTGACAGGGTTAAGCAAATTGGAAGCTTTTGAGAAACTTCAGGCTAACGCATATCGTCCTGCTCATATAGATGCCATGGGTAAAAGGAAACTTCATTTTTCTTTTACTTCTTCGCTGGCAGCATCAACCATGATCTATAAGATCAGCAGGCCGGATAATAATGATTCTGTTAAACAATTAATTGAATTAATTACTTCCAGGTTGATGTAGAATGGAGATACCTAAAAAGATAGTATGGTTGGTCTCTTATCCTAAAAGTGGCAATACATGGTTCCGGGCATTCCTGTCGGCATTGTTTAATAAAGGAGTAGTCGATATCAATGATCTGAAAACAGAAGGTATATTCTCTTCCAGGATCTTTTTTGAAGCCTATACCGGCCTTGAGTCTTCAGAGCTCACAGATGAGGAGGTGAAGATACTGCAGCCACAGGTTTTTAACCAAATGGCCGTGGAGCATCCAAAAGAAAGACTTTTTATAAAAGTACATGATGCCTATGGTTTTAACCGGCTGCAAAAGCCTATCATTCCTACAGAGGGTACTGTCGGCGCTATCTATTTTGTCAGAAACCCATTAGATGTGGTAAGCTCATTGGCCAATCATTATAGTCTTACGGTAGAAGAAGCTATTGTGATGTTGAATACCCCTGATTGCCAGCTATCAAGGCCCAGTGTTAATAAATGCTGGCGTATCCAGTTACAACAGGCAATACTTTCGTGGAGCGGACATCTGCAAAGTTGGATGGAGGTTAGTGCCTTTCCGGTACTGTTTTTAAGGTACGAAGATATGTATGCTGATACCTTTAAGGCATTTAAACAAGCGATTACATTCTTAGGGTATTCAAGTGTGAGTGATGATGAAATATTGCTTGCTGTACAGGCATCTGGCTTTACACAACTAAAGCAGCAGGAACAGCGAAAAGGGTTTGTAGAGAAGGTACATAATAACTATTCTTTTTTTAACAAGGGCAAGCCCGGTGGTTGGAGGGAATCCCTGACGGAAAGACAGGTTGAGTCAATCCGGGAGCATCATGCCCAACTCATGGAAACCTTTCAGTACTATCCATAAAAGAAAGCCCCTATTACTGGGGCTTAGATTACAGGAGGCTGTTGTTACAGTTTAAAGTAGTAATTAGCTTGCGGCAGAGTGCCCGTCATAATTTTGTCCGCTACCCCCTTGTACATCTTTCTTAGAAATGGTATTTAATTCGGGAGCTTGCCATTCTTTTTTAGCCGTCGTAGTTTCTGCTTGTTGTTGAGTTGAATCCATAAGGAGTGTTTTAATGAGGTAAAAATAACTAAAATGATTGGAATATGTCGTATAGCCTCATAAATCATTTGCCCATTTTAAGAAAGCATCGGCGATACCTGCTTGAGTAAGATAAAGTGCATTTGTTCTTTTCCCAAAGTCGTTATTGGCAATAATATCATTATAGTGCTTTTGTAATATTTTGATATTGAAACAATCGTTATTATTGTGATAATTCAGAAACCTTTCAAGATGGGCCTGCTGGGTAATCAGGCGGTTAAGAAAATCGGGTGAATACGCTTTCTTGTCTGTTCGGCTGATGATCTCGTCAGGTACTAATCCTTTCATGGCTCTGCGAATGAGGCTTCTTTGCTGATCCTGCAGGATCAATTGTTCTGCCGGCAGATCGAAATAGAATTCATTGATATTTTTATTAAGCAGGGGCATGTGCGTTTCCAGCTGATAAAAAGGGCTGAAGGCAGCAAAAGAATTGATGGTAAAGCCTAACGAACCGGAGTTGATCCGTTGCTGAAAATAGCGGTTATAGGGATATACTCTTAAATGGTTGGGGGTTATCGCTTTGGCTTTTTGCAGCAAGTGATCGGCTAACGGTATATCTTGTTTTTTAAAGCCTTTTATCTGGTGTTGCAAGGTGCGCAACGGAGTATTGGCAAGTATTTCTGCTTTAATAAGCTGTGCCAGCGAAAGTGGTTTGGAATTTACATCCCATTGTGTTCTCTTTACACTACGTTTCCATTGAAGATAATGCAGGGCTTTTTTTAATTTCCCCTGCATGAGCAATGCATAGATGACATCTTTACCAGGGTTCGAGATGTTCATGTCCCCTCCAAAGCCATTCAATAAGATACGAACCTGCTTTTCATGCGCAGCTTCACAAAAGGCTTTGTCTAAGTAATGAAATGAATTAACGATCTGTTCTGTTTGATCAAAGGCTGCTTCCAGATTATTCAGCGGCCCTATGCTTGCTGAAGGGCGTACAAAAGTTTGTACAATATTATTATACCGCTTGCCCATGGCCTCAATATAAAATTTTTCATCTTTCTCAGGTCCATTATATCCTTTGGGTTGAATAGCGGAAAATGCATACAGTGGTTTGTTTTGTTTGGCCAATATGCCCGCCATGATGGCTGTTACAAATGAAGAATCGAGCCCGCCGCTGAGGGTAACACCTACTGCATGGTCAGTATGCAACCTGTTCTGTATAGATTGAGTAAGCAATTCGCGCAGGCACTCAACCCAGTCTTCAGCTTTGGTGAATTTATATTTCCCTGATGGTTGTATCTGCCAGTATTGCTTTTTTAAAAGCGGTTTGCCAGGTTCCAACAGGAGATACCTGGCAGCAGGTAAAAAAAATATTTCTTTATCAAAGGTGATACCGGAATGATGCCGGGTGAAGGATTCTATCAATACGTCTTCATTAAAAACAGCGGGTGTTTGTTTAACGGCACGGATGCTTTTTATTTCAGTGGCCAAAATAAACTGGCTGGGTGTGTCGTAGTAATGAAAACGCCGAAAGCCAATATGATCAGTGGCCGCGAATAAGGTTTGTGTTTGTTTATTCCAGATAGCGAAGGCAAATTCTCCATCCAGGCGATCTGTACATTGTGGCCCCCATTTTTTATAAGCTTCCAGGATAATCAATGAATCGTGCAGGGATGGGTATTTGCCTGCATAGTCCAGGATGCGCGCCAACTCTTTGCGGTTGTCGATACACGCGTCGGCCGTAATCACATAGGTATCATCTTCATAGGGAAGATGTTCATTTATTTGGAAAATATTGGTGATGAGTTGTTGATGGCCTATTATTACCTGTTTGCTATGATAAACACCCGAGCCATCAACAGCCCTGTGTTGCATTGCTGTTTGCATGTCGCTGATGTCCGCCTGCTCTATGGGTTTTCCATCCTTATTGATTATACCAAATATCGCGCCCATGTTATTGTTTAAAAGTTAAATCCTGCAAGCCAAACTGTATGCCTTTGTTTAGTCCCCACTGCCTGGCATCATAGGCGGGTACGAAGCAGTCATTCAGGAATAACATGTTTACATTGATTAGTTTACCGTCTTTACACAGGATATGTAAAGATTGATCATCGTTGATTATGGTGTCGGCCTGCAGGTTATCAGCGCTATCAATAGCGCTGATAACCTGGGCATCCATTAGCTTTACTTCCTGTTGTTGAAACCAGGTAAGGGCACCTTTGTTCCATGGGTTGCAGGCACGTACCAGGTTGCAGATCTCAATAGCGCTCATTGTTTGCCGGTTGATAAGTACATTATTCAACTGCGGGCGTTTCTGGTAAGCTGTATCATTGGGGTTGGTGGGTATTTCCGGAATAGGTAGTTTGTTTATGAACAAATGCAATACAAAGACCACGCCTTCTATACATAACTGGCTCAATACCTGGTTGGCCAGTTGATAATTGTAATGAGGGAGATTGTCTGTTGTTTTAGTCCACGCCATTGGCCCATCGTCAATTTTAGATGACAGATGATGGATGGTAAGCCCTATTTTATCAAGCCCTTTTTTTAATTGCCAGAATACAGGTACCGGACCTTTGAAGCCGGGTAAAACACCAAAGTGTATATTGAATAGCCTGGCAGGGTGGTTTTTTAGCCGTTCAAGCCGTATCAGATGCGGGTAGACCAATATAAAGCCAATATCATAATTGCCCTTTTGCAGCCAGGTATAGAGGTCTTTATCAGCATTGCGTTCTTCTGTAAAGGGTAGTTTGGTTTGTTGCACAAAAGCTTTTACCTTCTGCTGCACAAAAGCATCTTTGGCAGGGCTCAAAAAAATATGCACCTGCAATTGTTGCATTGCAAGTGTATACGCCATTGGGATAAAAGAATCTGAGTTAGAAACAATGCCTATTCGCATGCGATAATATCATTAGCACCAAACGTAAAACAAATTTTCGTATTGTGGTATAAGCATAAAGGCCGGAGGCAGTTGACGCATTAGAAATCGTGAATAGTTAATAATTTGAGAAGGTAGTCGTTATCCCAAGCTGCTTTAAGCCTTTTTCCTTTGGTGCTTCTTTTGCTTGATGTTTCGGCCTTAAGGATATTAAGCGCCATTTTTCTGACCAGGGCAAGATTCTCAGCATCTTGTCCGGACCTTGCCCTGGTGTAATCCTCACCGAAACTAACATTGAGTTGCCAATGCAGGTTGTTTTCAATGTCCCAGTGTTTACGTATCGATTCGTTAAAAAAGGCGGCATCAACTGTTAGGCTGGAGATATAATAGCGGGTTTGCTGACCGATTTTCTCGTTAACATCCTTGGTTGATTCGATTTTGACAATACTTTTCAGCCCTTTTCAGTTTTGCTTCCTTTCAATATTTCTTGTGCAAAACCTCCGATTTTTCCCTTTTTAGTGCGTCAGCCCTGCTTCAGGCCTAAATAATCACGGGTGTTCATATCCATGATTTCGGTTTTGTTATCAATTGATTGGCTAAAAAATTGACGTCATTACGTTTTGAGTATAGATTGTAAGTTGAGCATTCAAGAAAAAGTTTATAATTGTTGATAACAAATATAATTCTTAATAATAGTTTTCAACCCTCAAAGTATCATAAACTTTAAAAACTAATACGATCATCATATTTTAATTTGTTTATTTGTAATACTAACCTATTATAAAATGTATCACTACTGGGGATTTGGACTACACATCCTATCGGAGATTGAATTTCCGGAATTATTGCCTTTTGAGTTTGATGTGCCTGATGTTACGATCCGTTTTGGGAAAACACCTGAAACACTACAAGGCGATGATGTTGTACATAGGGTAAGAGTATCTATGAGCCCTAATGAATATTTATTAAAAACGCTTGGTATTGCCAGTTACTATGCCGCCAACGGGAACAAAATTATTATAGAGCCATTAGATGATGTAGATGAAAAAAGCGTTCGTTTGTTTTTGTTAAGTAATGCTTTTGCTGCTATACTTCATCAACGTAGTGTTGTACCCTTGCATGCTTCTGCAATTATTGCTAACGACGGCCTTATTTTAATTTGTGGGAATTCAAAAGCTGGTAAATCTACTTTGTTAAAAGCGCTTAATTTAGATGGCTTTGAAATTTTCTCTGATGATATTTGTGTTTTAAACAAGAGCAAAAGTAATGATGTTGTAGCTTATTCATCTTATCCCATGCTGAAATTATGGGAGGATAGCTATGATAAGATTGGGCTTGATGTACCGGATAATTCTTTAAGAATTCGTTCTGAACT
Proteins encoded in this window:
- a CDS encoding formyltransferase family protein, with the translated sequence MAYTLAMQQLQVHIFLSPAKDAFVQQKVKAFVQQTKLPFTEERNADKDLYTWLQKGNYDIGFILVYPHLIRLERLKNHPARLFNIHFGVLPGFKGPVPVFWQLKKGLDKIGLTIHHLSSKIDDGPMAWTKTTDNLPHYNYQLANQVLSQLCIEGVVFVLHLFINKLPIPEIPTNPNDTAYQKRPQLNNVLINRQTMSAIEICNLVRACNPWNKGALTWFQQQEVKLMDAQVISAIDSADNLQADTIINDDQSLHILCKDGKLINVNMLFLNDCFVPAYDARQWGLNKGIQFGLQDLTFKQ
- a CDS encoding HPr kinase, with amino-acid sequence MYHYWGFGLHILSEIEFPELLPFEFDVPDVTIRFGKTPETLQGDDVVHRVRVSMSPNEYLLKTLGIASYYAANGNKIIIEPLDDVDEKSVRLFLLSNAFAAILHQRSVVPLHASAIIANDGLILICGNSKAGKSTLLKALNLDGFEIFSDDICVLNKSKSNDVVAYSSYPMLKLWEDSYDKIGLDVPDNSLRIRSELPKYANFYHDKFQTKSYPIRGIFVLDTVDSFDEINLSKLNKMQAFVEIQRNCYRPFQLQSMNKKATLLPIAAYLAENKPVYKMVRSVQFNTTTRMVALIKSIAADL
- a CDS encoding PqqD family peptide modification chaperone translates to MVNLQSILKRNDANFLASELGNETVIMDINTGDYLGLNEVSTDIWKMLQQPLAANDVVDNLLALYNVSRGECEKQTLAFLNQMLEQHMISISV
- a CDS encoding HPr kinase; its protein translation is MYHYWGFGLHILSEIEFPELLPFEFDVPDVTIRLGKTPETLEGDDVVHRVRISMSPNEYLLKIHDIANYYVSGGKKVLVEIFPGADEKSVRLFMLSSAMAAVLHQRNLIPLHASGIFHKNGVVLFCGQSGAGKSTLVTALQQQGHHIFTDDVCVLYPQSDGSINATSSYPMAKLWADSLTRIGITSTEENRIRPQLPKYARFFHDSFVTDSLPVKAVFVLERSAQITNAELTGLSKLEAFEKLQANAYRPAHIDAMGKRKLHFSFTSSLAASTMIYKISRPDNNDSVKQLIELITSRLM
- a CDS encoding sulfotransferase domain-containing protein, which codes for MEIPKKIVWLVSYPKSGNTWFRAFLSALFNKGVVDINDLKTEGIFSSRIFFEAYTGLESSELTDEEVKILQPQVFNQMAVEHPKERLFIKVHDAYGFNRLQKPIIPTEGTVGAIYFVRNPLDVVSSLANHYSLTVEEAIVMLNTPDCQLSRPSVNKCWRIQLQQAILSWSGHLQSWMEVSAFPVLFLRYEDMYADTFKAFKQAITFLGYSSVSDDEILLAVQASGFTQLKQQEQRKGFVEKVHNNYSFFNKGKPGGWRESLTERQVESIREHHAQLMETFQYYP
- a CDS encoding asparagine synthase-related protein; the encoded protein is MGAIFGIINKDGKPIEQADISDMQTAMQHRAVDGSGVYHSKQVIIGHQQLITNIFQINEHLPYEDDTYVITADACIDNRKELARILDYAGKYPSLHDSLIILEAYKKWGPQCTDRLDGEFAFAIWNKQTQTLFAATDHIGFRRFHYYDTPSQFILATEIKSIRAVKQTPAVFNEDVLIESFTRHHSGITFDKEIFFLPAARYLLLEPGKPLLKKQYWQIQPSGKYKFTKAEDWVECLRELLTQSIQNRLHTDHAVGVTLSGGLDSSFVTAIMAGILAKQNKPLYAFSAIQPKGYNGPEKDEKFYIEAMGKRYNNIVQTFVRPSASIGPLNNLEAAFDQTEQIVNSFHYLDKAFCEAAHEKQVRILLNGFGGDMNISNPGKDVIYALLMQGKLKKALHYLQWKRSVKRTQWDVNSKPLSLAQLIKAEILANTPLRTLQHQIKGFKKQDIPLADHLLQKAKAITPNHLRVYPYNRYFQQRINSGSLGFTINSFAAFSPFYQLETHMPLLNKNINEFYFDLPAEQLILQDQQRSLIRRAMKGLVPDEIISRTDKKAYSPDFLNRLITQQAHLERFLNYHNNNDCFNIKILQKHYNDIIANNDFGKRTNALYLTQAGIADAFLKWANDL
- a CDS encoding ISAs1 family transposase, producing MKSIVKIESTKDVNEKIGQQTRYYISSLTVDAAFFNESIRKHWDIENNLHWQLNVSFGEDYTRARSGQDAENLALVRKMALNILKAETSSKRSTKGKRLKAAWDNDYLLKLLTIHDF